The proteins below are encoded in one region of Planctopirus limnophila DSM 3776:
- a CDS encoding DUF1559 domain-containing protein, producing the protein MSRKIMSSPRRGFTLIELLVVIAIIAILIALLLPAVQQAREAARRTQCRNTLKQWGLAMHNYHDTYTRLPFAATSNKRHTWVVSLWPYIDQAPLYAQYDMSRGFFESPNIVQSSLSGVLARTVPLYYCPSDPGAQLFQGDTYWRTRGNYVVNFGNFSMPNGSNTIAAGKAPFGFNGGAGAQTESPRSSRMKDFVDGTSSTLLMSEVLRPINATDADHRGDFHNDDTGGAFMTRLTPNSSASDIVFSPWCVDNPAARLPCTTGNVSMGSRSRHTGGVHQLLADGSVRFTSENIDLNLYRAMGTMAGEDVANLD; encoded by the coding sequence ATGTCCCGCAAAATAATGTCGTCACCCCGTCGAGGGTTTACACTCATCGAATTGCTGGTCGTCATTGCCATCATTGCGATTCTCATCGCACTCCTGCTCCCTGCGGTGCAGCAGGCGCGGGAAGCGGCTCGTCGCACGCAATGCCGCAATACCCTCAAGCAGTGGGGATTGGCGATGCACAATTACCACGACACTTACACCCGGCTCCCCTTCGCAGCGACGAGCAATAAGCGGCACACGTGGGTCGTCAGCTTATGGCCTTATATTGATCAGGCACCGCTCTATGCACAGTACGATATGAGTCGTGGTTTTTTCGAATCACCGAATATCGTGCAAAGTAGTTTATCGGGTGTGTTGGCGAGAACGGTCCCGCTGTACTACTGCCCCAGTGATCCTGGAGCACAGCTTTTCCAGGGAGATACCTACTGGCGGACTCGTGGTAACTATGTCGTGAATTTTGGTAATTTTTCGATGCCCAATGGTAGCAATACCATTGCCGCAGGTAAGGCACCTTTTGGGTTTAATGGCGGGGCGGGGGCTCAAACGGAATCCCCACGCTCCAGCCGGATGAAAGATTTTGTGGATGGGACGTCATCGACGTTGCTCATGTCGGAAGTCTTGCGACCTATCAATGCCACCGATGCTGATCATCGAGGCGATTTCCATAATGATGATACAGGGGGGGCGTTCATGACGCGTTTAACTCCCAATAGCAGTGCATCTGATATCGTATTTTCTCCCTGGTGCGTGGATAATCCTGCGGCTCGGCTGCCCTGTACGACGGGGAATGTCAGCATGGGTTCCCGGAGCCGGCATACCGGAGGTGTCCATCAATTGCTGGCCGATGGCAGTGTGCGGTTCACCAGTGAGAATATCGATCTCAACCTGTATCGCGCCATGGGGACCATGGCTGGTGAAGACGTGGCCAATCTCGATTAA